A single region of the Enterococcus mundtii genome encodes:
- a CDS encoding metallophosphoesterase family protein: protein MVKFIHAADLHMDRSFEGLVGIDGKVQKKLLRANLTVLENIVEQAIKHQVDFVLLVGDSFHQNRPSLKIQKHFSEQIKRLGEHNISVFLTFGNHDFYQKERYWFEFPENLSLFTSETVETLQMTTNAGETIALSGFSYTKQWITEEKVPEFPQRFAVDYHIGLYHGETGSTHGNYAPFQANQMEAKGYDYWALGHIHVPTKLNEKGTILYPGAPQGHTKKEEPATSIVLVELQGASCRTTPIKVAEVYWKRQQISLREVKQTTDVLKKIQQELVEPNKMTLIEFEIIDYEHLDQEVLDRIYSGELLDYLKEETNRKFSNLVIWRISTLERDNKVKISLSASTLMFEQLFENYQTKEDFQHILHEAYTNQEAIKVLDLLPDFQESTIQKAQEIIRQDFLFEGGTE from the coding sequence ATGGTCAAATTTATTCATGCGGCAGATTTGCATATGGATCGTTCATTTGAAGGATTAGTGGGAATCGATGGAAAAGTTCAAAAGAAATTATTACGGGCTAATTTGACCGTACTTGAAAATATTGTGGAACAGGCAATCAAACATCAGGTTGATTTTGTTTTACTGGTAGGGGATAGCTTCCACCAGAATCGTCCTTCGCTAAAGATCCAAAAGCATTTTTCGGAACAAATCAAGCGCTTAGGAGAACACAATATCTCAGTTTTTTTAACATTTGGTAATCATGATTTTTATCAAAAAGAGAGATATTGGTTTGAATTTCCCGAGAATCTTTCTTTGTTTACTTCGGAAACTGTAGAGACACTGCAAATGACGACGAATGCTGGCGAAACGATTGCACTCAGTGGTTTTAGTTACACAAAACAATGGATCACTGAGGAAAAAGTACCTGAATTTCCCCAACGTTTTGCTGTCGACTACCATATTGGACTCTATCATGGTGAAACTGGGTCAACTCATGGGAATTATGCACCATTTCAAGCAAATCAAATGGAAGCAAAAGGCTATGACTACTGGGCATTAGGCCATATCCATGTTCCAACTAAATTAAATGAAAAAGGGACCATTCTTTATCCTGGTGCACCACAAGGTCATACAAAAAAAGAAGAGCCTGCGACTTCAATAGTTTTAGTTGAACTTCAAGGAGCATCTTGTCGAACAACACCTATAAAAGTTGCAGAAGTTTATTGGAAACGTCAGCAAATTTCTCTCAGAGAAGTGAAACAAACGACGGATGTATTGAAGAAAATCCAGCAAGAATTAGTTGAACCCAATAAGATGACTCTCATTGAATTTGAGATCATTGATTATGAACACTTAGATCAGGAAGTGTTGGATCGTATTTATTCTGGAGAATTATTAGATTATTTGAAGGAAGAAACAAACAGGAAATTTTCGAATTTAGTTATTTGGCGCATCTCTACTTTAGAAAGAGATAACAAGGTAAAAATTTCTTTGTCTGCTTCCACATTGATGTTTGAACAACTATTCGAAAATTACCAAACAAAAGAAGATTTTCAGCATATATTACATGAAGCCTACACAAATCAAGAGGCAATCAAAGTGTTGGATCTGCTACCGGACTTTCAAGAATCTACGATACAAAAGGCCCAAGAAATCATTCGGCAAGACTTTTTGTTTGAGGGGGGTACTGAATGA